The genome window GATGGCAACTTTCAGGCATTGTTAGAATATCGCCTGAATAGCGGAGATGAAGTCCTTAAGAAGAGGTACGATGTGAATAAGGAGTGCTGCTCCTCAGATCAGCTCAATCAGTTGATTGAGGTGTGTGAGAAATGCATCCGCAGTAAGCTGGTGGAAGAAGTTCAACAAAATGGCTACTTCTCATTACTTACTGATGACTTGGTGAAGATCTCAGGAGAATGGTTCCTCCCTGTCTTTCTGCGTTATGTGGACCAGTCTAACTGCCAGCGGGAGAGGTTTGTTGGATTCTTGTCCTTTGAGGGAGACGCAGATGCCTTAGCAGAGAAACTGCTCTCTGAAATGACTGACAGTTGGGGCTTGGATATGGAACAGTGTAGAGGTCAAGCCCACTCCTCCTCTGGGACACATTTgagtaaaataaaagcattttctgccaaactgatggagaggtATCCAATGGCAGTGCTTACACTAAGATCTACTCGTACTCTGAACCTGTCACTGGCTAATGGCATGGCTTTGTCAGGAGTTCAGCTTGTTTTGTCTACCTTTATGAAGATTGAGGCATTCTTCAGTCAGTCCCCTTTACTGCAGTTGGAGTTGGAGCACGCCATTTCGATTTTCTACCCGGACAAAGAAGAGAGGGCCAAGGAGCTGAAGGAGATCTGCGGAACCAGCTGGACCAGACGACATGATGCGTTTGAGGTGGCAGTGGAAATCCTAGAGGCATTGCTACTCTGTGTGGACAGCGTTCATGACAACGAGGACATGAGGTGGAACGATCAAGTCACACACAACGCCTTGGAGATTTCAAAAGCACTAGCTGATTTTGAATTTACAGTGGCACTGGTCGTGCTGAAAAACACTCTGACATTGACACAAGCGTTTGGGAATAACCTGCAAGGGAACGCAACAGATGCCCACTTTGCTGCAACCAGTTTAAAAGCTGTATTGCACTCCCTGAAGGAAGTGTCTGACAACATCGATGTGTATCATGAGTTCTGGAACGATGAGGCCGTTAACCTAGCCACTGCGATGGAGATCCCAATTAAGGTTCCTCGGTCCTTCTTGAGAAAGCAGCAGTCAGAATCTGGAGCCGTTCAGCCGGAGAGTCACTACAAGGAGCGCCTGTCTGTTCCCGTGGTGGAGCACGTCATCAAAGAAATGAATGAACTCTTCTGTGAGGACCACCTAAAGGCTCTGGGATGTCTGTCACTAGTCCCTGCTGTCATAGAGCAGAATAAGTCTTCTGAACCCGAGGAAGAGAATGTGCAAGTGTTTAAAAACTCCATCCCTAATGCAGGAACCCTCTCCGCTGAGATGCACTGTTGGTGGGTTAAATGGAGCAAAAAGGGCAAAGGCGAGACTTTTCCTTCAAATCTCCATGAAACGCTGCAGCTGGCCGATGTGAAGTTCTTCCCAAACATGCTGGCCATTCTGAGACTGATCGGCATCCTGCCTACCTTGGCTCTGGAGGACAGCTGTGATGTGGCGTACAAGCGCTTCCAGATGTACTTGGAGAACATGCCTgacaaattcaaatcaaaaagTCTTGCTCTTTTAAACATGAACTATGATGTTGGATATGATCTGGACTCAATGGTTGAGGTCTATATGAAGACATACCCTGACAGGGAGGATGTGTCTTAGTCAGTTGTGACATGTAGTTAAACCTCTGGACAGATTATCTTcagctttgtaaatgtttttttaatatcaaGCCCTCGTACTGAAGGAGCATCTTCTGtaggctgttttgttttttgtgttaaCATGTAGATTGTAAATAAATGAGACTGGCTAGCAAAGTGTCATGAATTGAGTTATACATACCAGACATCTTTACATTTACCGTAGTTGTTGCTATACTTTACATGCTTTCTTGTTATGTTTTGGGCAGCCAGTATTAGCCACTCTGTTGTCATCCTGCAAACCTCCGAGTGTGACCGAGTCCTGATTCCAGCTGTCCAAGTCCATTCCTCGACTCTGTTGTGTAAACTAATTACAAATGGTTCATGTTTTTAGAGTGGGGGTTAATACTAATGTAAGCCTTGTTaaagtgttttctgtctgtcacCCAGTGGTCTGCTGACATGTAACAAATCAACTGTCCATCCCTCCCTGAGCATGTTAATAAAGAGCCTTGTCTCATGGGTTTATAACTTTTTAAGaccaacattttttttaacattgtaaACTAAGTAGAACATTGCTTCCAATAAGTAGGGAAAAAGtctaatttagatttttattattttgtttttttgtccagACTGAAACGGTACATTTTCCTTCCACGGCAGATTTGAAACGGGCCAATTAGCACAGCTGGGCGGTGCATAACATATTTCTATTAAGTGTGTATTCTGAGAATAATTCACCAAGTGTTGAGTGCATGGTGAGGTAGAGATGGCCCACATTTCATAGCGACACCGCTGACAGTCTATCACTGTTCAGCTTGCTCGTTGGGTAATGTGTCTGCAAATGGAGTGTATGCTTGTGACTCAACAGCTGAGTCATCGTCTACTAGAGGGACATTCAGTGTTTAGTGAAATCTCATGTTATTGAAGACAAAAACGTCTCctgctacaaaataaaacatttcaatagaCTTGGTTCTTGTCGTCCTTCCTTTTCTTTAAGATGTTGATCTCCAATCGGaaacaaaaagccaaaagaATTGCTTTAAAATTCAAACTTGTGTGTGAAAAGGGAGCTGTCATTTTATCATCTGTTGCTTTCCTCCATTTAACTGGAATATGACCAAAGGAACCTTAATACAACCACTCATCTGTGGATGAAACCATTTTTTATGAATCACACAGTTACAGTTTCTATAATTTGTATGCATTAGCTGTCTTTAGTATAATAAAACCATAACAATTCAGCTGCTATTATCACAGTAGGAAAGGCAAAGTTTTGATTAATAACCCATGCTgtatatcatttatttgttcCAGTTCCTGGGCCCCTGAGTAAGATTGCTTTTGgccatgttctgtgtttttcaCTTGTCATTGTAAAAAGGTAAGTCAAACTCATTGTTACAGCACACACTTAAATATGTGCtgtgagacaacaacaaaaaatactaTTGTCAGTGAATGTTTATACTATACCAGCAAAAtggtatttaaaaaagtaatctttaaaaacaaactaattactCGCTCCTGTATGTTCCAGTCAGTGTACTCTATGTTTTACTGCCAAGACACATGTTAACAAAAATAATTCAATGGACGACACAAAACCTCATAAAAAAGAGTGCCAGGTGGGATTTATGATACATTGTCAGAGAGATTTAAATGGACTACTGAAAAATAGGTAGGATGTGTATCCAGGATATATGGAGGGCAACAGTAAGAATGAAATTAACCAAATCTACTtcacaaactgtgaaaaagAGGAAGCTGCAAATCGAAATCAGAGAATATGAAGTCAATTCAAGAGAGTGCTGCACTTCAAGATGTTTACGTAACTGAGCGCTATATGTTTAAATTTGTAATACGGTTTCCGTTTACATGTATGATATAATTAATGAATACTGACAAACATTTTTAACTAAACTATAGTTTAGATGCATATCATTTATGTGGAACCACAAACagctaaacaacaacaaaagcattACTATAGTCTATTAATATACCGTATTACTCAATTAAAAAATACGATTATATAAGATTTATAAGATTATTTGTTTGTCATTAATTTGGCTTGTTTCACCTTCACAAAAGCAAAGAGCATACTCTTGTCATTTTATGTCATCTTAAATGAATGGCACATACGTTGATATGTTGCCAACATAAAACATTCACATATAAAGGTATACACTATAATTCATGGTCGGATATATCTGCGAGTTCCTTGATATTGTGATTTGGTGGCACATaccattacaaataaaaacaaaacaaactaaaaaactaGCACAAACCAGTTGAGGGACTGGGGCGCTTGCGTGTTTTGCTCGGTTAGAATGAAATAGGATGTGAACTCTCTTGACGATTAAACTCTTTGGCTGAGATTGACGCTGCCactctgccctctgctggtgaaCATTTTGTACTACACGATCCAGTTCCTGGTTGATAGGATAACACGCTTTCGGCGACTCTTGGCTCACCACGCAACATCAACTTTTGAAAGCATGGAATTAGTAGGTTCCTAGTTTACCAAAGAGACCTTAAGCGAAAAATAACGTTGAAATACAACTGCGTCGGTTGCAGGTTTTCCCAGGGCATGGCTCTGTAGACTCTCCAGCAGGTTTGCTCACAGTAGGCTTGCCAGCTTGCAACCGCCAGCTAAGCTAGCTAACTTGCTAGCTAGCAACATTGCAGTCCAAAATGACTGACTGCTGCGCCGCAGCGAACTGTGATTACCAGCAAGGGGAATCTGAAAACTCCTCTCCACTTTTCAGCTTTCCTTTGGATCTAGAGCGGTAAGAGTTGTGCTTATTTCATTGAGGTGTGGGTAAAAAACGAGCCACTGagcatgcaaaataaatgtgttagcTACCCACTGTTAGCACTGGCGTTAGCCTAACATCATGTTGGCTAACAGTGACACAACTCTGTCGAAAATGGCGCAGACTAGCGTTACTCTTGAGAGAAAAGTCCGTGTGAAATAAACTCCGTTCACTCCTTCAGGCTGGGAGACCGATGCTAACTTAAGATATCGGCTGATATCTCTTTATCTTTGTGTTCAGTTGTGTTGCAAACCAAGAGAAAACATAGTTTAAAACTTTTTGTGCTGTAATATAAATCTCCATCGGCAGGCTACACGACACCTACTGTCTCGACAGTGTGGTAACATTAGTAGAACTGACGTTTGTGTCGCAAAATTAAACCACTTCATATTGATAGTGCTTTTTTGCGCTATTGATTTCCAAACTGCGTAAAATATACACAGGCATTTTGCATTACAGCTCACTGAACAATATCAGGTGAAACTTATATTTACGTAGTTTTATCAGGTGAATACATAGCAGTCTAGCGCCCCCTTCCTTTGGTCCTGTTGTTTTTCACTGTGAGTCAGTAGTGTTGTGCAATTATATGAGTGTTATGTGTGCATGCAATATATTCAGTAGAATTACTTTAAGGACTATGGTTGGGTGAcatctgcagtactgtgtatGTGGACAGGATATTAGGAAAGACTATTAGATCACGGGGTGTGAAGATATTTCACCTCCAGCCTTGCAATGAGTTAATATTTGTTCTTCCCCTCCTTTTGATCTGTGTGCTCGTTTTTAATCTGGCATCCACTTTATATTGTGTTAACTTAAAAGAAGTAAATCTCATTAGCTTGTGAACAAATCCATCCACCCGTATTCTGTGCATGCTCCAATACAAGTCGGTTGAATGAaagcgagagggagggagagaattCGTGTTTAATTCAATTAAGTTGTACAAAactgtagtgtactgtattaCAATCAAAGAATGGACTGCATCAGTGTAATATAAAACCTGCATATGTGACACCTGTCtttttaatatgtaatatgtgaAACTTTAGGAAAAATGGTTTTGgcaacaacatgtttttgttcataccattaaagttaaatgtataGAGCTCATGTAAAATGGTGAAGCCTTTTCAGCAATCTGTCCCAACTTggatctgtcttttttttttgtcatcagCAACACTGAGGCAAGGTTCTTACAAATGCAGCTTACCAAAGCAGAATTGTATCAGTCAAGTGTATCAGTTGGTGTATCAAATCTAAGTAAATGTGTCAGATGGAACCTCTAAGCATCAAAAACAAGTATTTAAATGGAAGTTTTAGTTAAAactagcatatatatatatatatatatatatatatatatatatatatacacacacacacacacagtttggacCAATGTAATAATATAGTGTCTGCATACACTTGTAAAGACGATCATTTCCTATTTGTGTTTGACTCTGTAAGCATGTTTAACGCTCTGAAATAAGAAAACCCTTTTATTAGTATCTAATATATCGTGTTGCCTTTTTAATGTGGTATAACCTTATGAACTAGATCAAGAAAGTAGCCAATTTGCTATATAGTTAGGAAGTATTTAGATCTTCTACTATGGTGACATGTTAGTAATGCACAGTCACTAATGTTAAACTGGTGAATCACAACAATTTAGGGTACAGAATATTAATGCACAAGCATTTTTACTAATGCTTAGTTTAATTGGCTGTGACCTAACACtttatgccccccccccccccttgtatTTTCAGATGCAAACAATGGTTGAACAACTGTCAACGCCAAGATTTGGCATCAGAACCCCCTGAGCAGCTGCATAAGCTGTACAGACTTTGTGCAAAGCACTTCGAGCCCTCTGTGATCTCTCACCAGGTAAGAAGCCGTTTTATTGCCCATTACCCTTttgtgtacattatattaatgattgtaatgtttccccctgttttgttattataattccACTAGTGCTGTTTTAGTAAGCAGAGGCTGTACTTCATACTGCCAGCTTGCAATACACTGGTGGAAACCCCGGTTCACTTGTTTTTCTATAATGAAGGCGTATTAGTTTCTCTGGAACAGAAGAGGGATAAATAACATCTGTGCATGCCTAATAACTACAACATGCTATTATGCTATTCTCACAACTGCAAGGAAACCATGGATTCCCAGTTTATTAGGTGCACCAGAAGAATCTAATGcacttcaatcaatcaatgtaaTGGAATCTCATCCATTGGTGCTTGTATTGCTATATATTGATAATGGATAtggtttttaaaatgacagcaACTTCCTTAAAAACAGCAACTAAAACTACAAAGtgtgttaatgtttaaatgtgggTCAGTAAAAGTCATATATTTTTAATAGATGTACAAATGGTCAAAGTCAACAATAGTTTTGTGACTCAACATTTGTGTAACCCGGTACTACGGTGTCTCTGGTTAGATTTCTTAAGCCAGTTATCAAACTGCTGTGAATTTCCCCGTTTCAAATTGAATATTAAGAATTAGCATAAAAGTGTGATGtaatcctttttgtttttcagagcgCCTCCAGTTGTGTCTTAAGGGAAGATGCTGTTCCAACAATCTTTGACTTAACAATGCCTGTGAATAATCAATCAACCTGCAACAGGAAACGAGCGAGAGATCCTGTAAGTGTTTCATTTAATCGGAAAGAAAATCACTTCTTAATGTTTTTCATCAGACATTAGGACtctaaaaatacaaactattGATTATCTTTCATCTCCCCAGTCTGAAGAGGAGCCTGCCtatgtgaagaaaacaaaaggtaCAGTAACTGCTTCGGTTCATTCTTTAAACAATCCCCGTATTTATGACCCTTAAGTTGTAGTCGATGTTGCAATGTAATAGCTCCtgttaaatattgtaatatatgtaaatatttagtCATTGACTGAATGAGCAATGTTTTTAATCACCtcaggctttttctttttcccatcagaaaacacagcaacagcagaagtgactgaggagaggagagaagaacctGAAGAGAACCGTGCAGCGCCTGAACTGCAAAGAGAGAACCAAACCCAAGAGGATGTCACCAGCTCTAAAGCAAAAGAGACTCTGAAAGTCTATTTCAAAGAAATCCTGGCACTGACTGGATTCAGCATAAATGGTTCAAACGTCACTGATGAGCCAATCGGCGGTTCGAGGGGACAGCAGGCGCTTAATCGTATTTGTGTGGAGAAAATTGACAAGAAAGAAATCCTCCAGTTCAGCGAAGACCTCATGCGGGATGAGATCCAGAACAGCCTCAGACTGGCACGATTCTTCTCCATTCTGCTTCAGGATGTGACGAGTATAGAGGGAAAAGAGCAGATCCCAGTGTTCATCAGGTCTGTCACTGTAGATGGGTTCCCACAAAAGCACCTCATTGGGTTCCTGCCATGCGACATGGATGCAGAGAATCTGTTTTACATGCTTCTCTCCGAGTTGAGAAACAAATGGGGGCTGAGGATGGAGCACTGCAGAGGACTGTCGTATCTGGTGACGGGCAGTATGTGTCAGAAGCTGCGAGACCTTACCTCCAAGATTCTGCAGGAGTTCCCACAAGTAGTTCTGTCACCAAGTGACCCATATGCCTTCAACATATGGATTATTCGCTGCATGCCTGTGCCCTCGATTCAAAATGTTGCCAACACTGTAGAGGAGGTGGCCTCGTTACTCAGGAGAACACCAGAGCTGTGCAAAAGATTGGAGGGAAAGATCCAGATGACATACGGGCATATGAAAGGGGAAGTGGACCGGATCAAGGCAGCTGTCAGTGAGAATTGGGAATATGGCACCGATGCCTTCCAGACCATGTTGGACATCTTGGAGCCATTCCTGAACTGCATCAATGAGATGATTTCAAAGGTAGATGAAGATACTGCTGAACAGATGGCCAAGCTCAAGCCAGTTTTGAAGAATTTCAATTTTATCATCACACTTATTGCTCTGAAGAACACCCTCTGTTGTGTGAGCATACTCAACTCCAGTCTCAGGGGAATAATTAGCATCAGCAGTACTTTGCAGTACACAATTTCCAATGCCTTAAAGCTGGTAAGCAAATATCAACAGGAGCTTGCAATATTCCACAGGAAATGGTTTTCAGATGCAATTGGCAGAGCAAAGAAGCTGGGAGTGGAGGTCACTAAACCAGAGGTGGACCAAGGAGACACAACTGAAACGCCACTGGAGGACTTTTACAGGGAAACTCTAAGCCGGCCTATCTTGCAGTATCTTGTTGCAGAGGTGAAGAGAGTGTTCAGCACGGAGATGGTGAGGATTCTCCGGTGGCTTTCGTTAGTGCCCTCTTACATGGCTGACCACAATTTCAGCATTCGCAGGGATAAAGTAGCAGACGCCAACTTGAACAACCTTGCTAGGCCCGACACCTTCTACGAAGAGCTTGGTTGTTGGGAAGTGAAGTGGAGGCATGCGAGCAAGCGCAGAATCCTACCAACCACAGTGTTCGCTACACTCAAGATTCCAGATATTGGCTTTTACCCGAATGTGCAGAGTCTGCTGCGGGTGTTGGGCACTGTTCCATGTGTAAATGCAGAGGCAGATGTGTATGGTCAATACCATATGGTACTAGAGCGGTGCCACTCCTACCTGAGTTCCACACCAGAGAACCACAGACAATGCAGCATGGCATATGTCTTTGTGAACCAAGATGTGCACTTCAATGTTGAACAAATGGTGGAGTCCTATGCCCAGAAACACCCGGACATCCTGCAGTTACTGCAAACTGTAAGTTGATTTTTTTCTCAAGCAGAATATTATTGTAATTGCCTTCATTAGTGATAAAACAACTGTTCTACCTGAAACTACattatactctgtgtgtgtttgttacaggATGATGACACAAAGGAGAAGCCTCCCCAAGGTGAGAGGGCTTTGAAATGAGTTATTGACCATTTCAGCATGCAGGAGTTTTGGTTAATCACACAGATATTCACAACATTTACCAATTCTACGGAATGTTATTCTCAAAATAGAGCTGTAGACACAAAGatggttacattttaaaatatttctttgaATTAAATGACTATAAGACTAATGTATTTAACTGTAGTTTACAAGACCATTCCCACCTCTCATTTCAGTGGCCTCCCATGGGAACCATGCTGAAAAGGACACTGAAGAGGAATTGCAGTTCATAAACCTAGAGATGGATGCGGAAAGGCTTGTGGAGCTGAAGTGTGCAGAGACTGATAGAGAAGCTCTTAAATCTGCTCTGCAGGCTGCAGTGACCGCTGCATATAGCAGTCAAAGCAGGCGACATAGTGACACTTCTGCTCAGGAAGGAGAGCTTGAGTATGTGACCAAGTCTGAAATGAAAGAAGTTCTCACTGTGTGCGAGAAGGCCGTCAGGGAGGGAATCCTCATGGAAGTGGGGACTTCGTTCTTTTCCTTGTTCATCGACCGTGTTGTGAAGTTTGGAGACAAAGACCATCTTCCACTTTTCCTGAGGTTTGTGGACAGTTTTGATGTCATGCGATTGGAGTTGATGGGGTTCCTTGAGGCAGATCTTGATTGTGATGCCATGGGGCAGCGTCTCCTGGAAATAGTAACAGTTGAGTGGAGTCTTGATTTGAATAACTGCAGAGGTCAAGCATACCTCGGCTCTGGTGATGTTAACTACAAGCTGAAAGCCTTTGCCTGCAAAGTCCAGGAGACTCATCCTCTTGCTATAAGCACACACTGCTCTTCCTACTCTTTCAACACATGGTGGTCCAAATCCATCCCAGTGCCTGCTATTAAGAGAGCCCTGGATACATTTGAAGAggtgttgatgttttttggaAGCAGTGCTACTCTCCAGAAACAGCTCGATCATGTGATAGCCTTTGGTCTTAGAGAGAGCTACGAAAAGGTCCAAGAGTTACAGGGGAAGTTCTGTGCCCTGTGGCAAGAGAAGCATGATTCTTATGAGGTGTTTGTGCAGATGCTGGAGCCCTTGGTTGAATGtttggagaaaatcaaaaatAACCCACAGAGATGGAAAGCCTTTGTGTCTGACCAAGCCGGGGCACTCCTCCGCAAGGTAATGGAATTTGATTTCATCATTGCTATGGTGGTCTTGAAGAATGCATCCTCTTTCACCAAAGAGCTGAGTGCAGGTCTCCAGAAGGACCACTTCAGTGCCGCATCCCAACTTTGCCAAATCAGTGGTATTGTGGCCACTCTGAacagagtaaaaacaaacatgaaggtGTTCCACCAGAACTGGTTTGACGAGGCCTGTGCAATGGCACAGAGTCTAAGAGTGCAGATAGAAGTGCCTGAAAATTCTTTGCCAAGAGATGGCATGATGAAGCCAGTCGGCTTTTACAAAGAAGGCTTAAGTGTGCCCCTAGTAGATAACCTTATCAATGCCGTGAAGGATCATTTTTCAGAGGACCACAAAGAAGCTCTTAACTTCCTCTCCCTAGTTCCATGCTCAGTCACAGTGAGTTACATGTTTGAGAGCTTGAAGTCTAAGCCTCCTCTCTACAGCAGAGATCTCCCTGATGCTGATAACTTCTTCACGGAGCTGTGCTGTTGGAGAGTAACATGGAAGACCAAAGTTGCATCCGTGACCATCCCTGGCTCAATATTTCACACATTGCGCCTGCCACTCATGCAGTACTTTGGTAACATCAATGCACTGCTGAGGATTATGTCTGTGCTACCCAGCACGGCACTGGAGGACTGCGGTGTCATAATGCGCCACAAGAGGTTCCAGGAGTACCTGAGAAATACAAATCCCAAAGTCAGGTCCCAGTGCTTGGCTATGCTGCAGGTGGGCACCGACTTCAGCAGAGACCTGGACCGCATGGTGACCCAGTGTTTGAAGGTTACTCCGCAAGCCTTGGAGGGTATTTGTCTGGTACGTGTTTTGTATTCTTTTGTAAAAATGGCAGTTTGTTAGATTTCTAGTTTATTCTGATTATATGAATGTCCAACTAATTTCTATTTACCTGGGTATATTCACAGGACAAGGAATCCAAAAGTTTCATCAGGAACTCTGAAAATAATATGGAAGGTAAGGTTGTTtagacatattattattattattatattcaagagTACATTAATTAACTAATGACTTGAAGGTTTGTCATAACCACTGTTGTATCGTCTGTTGTCTCCCCTGACATGTTTAGTTGACTGTGTCAAGGAGGAAGCTGAAGAGCCGTCAATTCAGCAATCTCCTGACAAGATTGAGGACCAAGACATGAAACCAGCAGATGAGAATGGGCACTCGGGAGATAATCGGCAAAGTTTGGCGACGGTATTCAAAATGGCCACACTCCTGGGGAAAAAGAACGTCACTCTCTTTGACCTCTCAGAAGAGGACCGAGAGCTTTTCATCCAGGAGCTCAGCATGTGCCACTGGTTTGGAAATGAGAGCAAATGCACACCTTCTATAGGTGATGATGAAATGGTGAACCTCCTCATAAATGGAATCAGAGATGTCATACTCAAGGAAATACAGGAATCGCCGTTCTTCTCACTTATCACAGACAAACCTGTTAAAATTGGTGTCAAGACCCACCTGCCTGTTTTTGTTCGGTATGTTGGAGAATTTGCTCCAAAAGTAGAGTTCATGGGTTTCTTACCATTTGATGAAAATCGTCATGTTGACACACAAGCGAATAACCTCGCAAAGATCCTCACTGAAGACTGGGGCTTACCTATGTCTCAGTGTCGTGGACAAGCAGTCATGCACTTGGGCTCAGGTTATCAAAGCCTGAAGAAAATGTCTTTGGATTTCCTCATGAGCTATCCGCTCTCTGTTGTGACACCCAGTGAGTCATGTGGCCTTGCCCATTGGCTGGCAGGAAGTGTGCCTTGCCCTTCAGTAGCAAAGATGTTGGACATCACAGAAGACCTGCTGCTGTTCTTTAACAAATCTCCTTGTCTAGAGCTACAGCTAGCGCAGGCTGTTGATGGGCTTTTGAATATGCCGAGAGAGGCTCTGGAGGAAATACCAGAGACGTGTTGCTCGaggtggaaaaagagagaggactTCTTTGACCTACTTGCTGACACATTAGAGGGTGTCCTCAGCTGCCTAGATGCTGTTAGCTCCAGTGCCAGAGGTGCCAAGTCAGTGCATGCACAGGTTCTCTCCAGCGCTCTCAGAAATATGGATTTCATTGTCACCCTTGTGATTTTGAAGAATGCTTGTGCTCCTCTTCGTAACTGTAGCACTGTCTTCCGCTGTGGAAACCCTGCTGACATTCTCTGTGAAGTGGAGAAAATCCCCTCGATCATAGAGACTCTTAACAAAATGTTAGGAAATGTGAGCACTCTGCACTCCGCTTGGTTTGAGCAGGCATTCCAGCTAGCAACCAAGGTAGCTCCTGAACAAGTGTGCTTCTCAGAGGACGCCAACAGCTATGAATCTCCTGAGATATATTACAGAGAAAATCTAAGCGTTCCTCTCCTCAGAAGTCTCATTGATGAAATGAAGTACAGCTTCTCAGACAGCCACTTAAAAGCCCTGTCGGTCCTGTCGTTACTGCCCTCCTGCAATCCGCAGCCCATTGTGCAGGAGTCCACAGACAAGCCATTCAGCCTCTACCTTGCTGATGTTTCTGAGCCTGAAGCAGCTGAGCAGGAAATCAACGCATGGGCCGCTGTCTGGAGTGAGAAATATCAGGATGCTgctcctccatcatccatcgcTGAAACACTAGTCCATCCTGAGGCAAAGAGCCACCCaactgtttcctctctgcttaGGCTAGTAGCTGTCCTGCCTAGTGTCAGTATGGAGTGGGACCTGATGAAGACTACTCTGAATTCCATGAGGGATCTGTTAAAAAACACTGTATGCAAAGGCAGCAGAAAGGATCAAGTGGTGCTCCTCTCCCACTCCGCAACACTGCAGAGACTGCCAGAGGTCATTGAGAAGTGTATGGAGGTTGATCCAGAGAGCAGTCCATGTCTTTCCCAGgtacatt of Cottoperca gobio chromosome 14, fCotGob3.1, whole genome shotgun sequence contains these proteins:
- the thap12a gene encoding THAP domain containing 12a; the protein is MQNYCAVPNCTGGKTDPQPLFRFPHDPERSKKWIEKCQRQDLIDKSPGQLYECYRLCGKHFEASSVESSAQSTVLKEGAIPTIFDGPSQPQNAQVKRSNVTTKDDETDSKGRKKIKKSQAETAKKDVQTLPEEEEYKEYLKSLFKVLVLLGEQSIPPTGPGDNKQDGNFQALLEYRLNSGDEVLKKRYDVNKECCSSDQLNQLIEVCEKCIRSKLVEEVQQNGYFSLLTDDLVKISGEWFLPVFLRYVDQSNCQRERFVGFLSFEGDADALAEKLLSEMTDSWGLDMEQCRGQAHSSSGTHLSKIKAFSAKLMERYPMAVLTLRSTRTLNLSLANGMALSGVQLVLSTFMKIEAFFSQSPLLQLELEHAISIFYPDKEERAKELKEICGTSWTRRHDAFEVAVEILEALLLCVDSVHDNEDMRWNDQVTHNALEISKALADFEFTVALVVLKNTLTLTQAFGNNLQGNATDAHFAATSLKAVLHSLKEVSDNIDVYHEFWNDEAVNLATAMEIPIKVPRSFLRKQQSESGAVQPESHYKERLSVPVVEHVIKEMNELFCEDHLKALGCLSLVPAVIEQNKSSEPEEENVQVFKNSIPNAGTLSAEMHCWWVKWSKKGKGETFPSNLHETLQLADVKFFPNMLAILRLIGILPTLALEDSCDVAYKRFQMYLENMPDKFKSKSLALLNMNYDVGYDLDSMVEVYMKTYPDREDVS